In Halapricum desulfuricans, a single window of DNA contains:
- a CDS encoding IS630 family transposase, which translates to MSEEELEQAIEDAQSADETRLVRRLCFIKNLYQGDTRKQAGRRVGISRSTTRRWARAWNDDGVEGLRPRFGGGRPPKLTPTQFDELCGILEEDQPWTPQAIHALIEDRYDVTYHPAHLSRKLRAAGMNYAKPRPMDPRSPADADEILAERLTEALGEDDHDTEEDDPVVLGFFR; encoded by the coding sequence TTGTCGGAAGAAGAGCTCGAGCAGGCTATCGAAGATGCACAGTCGGCGGACGAGACCCGTCTCGTCCGGCGGCTGTGTTTCATCAAGAATCTCTATCAGGGCGATACCCGCAAGCAGGCGGGCCGACGCGTCGGAATCTCCCGATCTACGACGCGTCGATGGGCTCGCGCGTGGAATGATGACGGTGTAGAGGGACTCCGCCCGCGCTTCGGCGGCGGCCGGCCGCCGAAGCTCACTCCCACGCAGTTCGATGAACTCTGTGGTATCCTCGAAGAGGATCAACCCTGGACACCGCAAGCCATTCACGCCCTAATCGAAGACCGCTACGATGTCACCTACCACCCGGCGCATCTCAGCCGGAAACTTCGTGCCGCGGGCATGAACTACGCCAAGCCGCGGCCGATGGATCCGCGTAGTCCGGCTGACGCAGATGAGATTCTCGCCGAGCGCCTGACTGAGGCGCTCGGCGAGGACGACCACGATACCGAGGAGGATGATCCCGTCGTGTTGGGGTTTTTTCGATGA
- a CDS encoding outer membrane protein assembly factor BamB family protein — MTDDRLSVTRRRYLLGLGAGAIATTGVGAPASAQTTTAGEYLWSLEASGYIYGSPTVVDGTVYVGSYDSNLYALDAEIGEKQWALDMGGRVYSSPTVVDGTVYIGSLDDNLYAVDAETGEKQWAFQTNNDVYSSPTVVDGTVYVGSGEKDDNGNLYAVDAGTGEKQWAFQTGDGVRSSPTVVDGTVYVGSNDTNLYAVDAGTGEKQWAFQTGDGVRSSPTVIDGTVYVGSNDTNLYAVDAGTGEKQWAFQTGDSVESSPTVIDGTVYVGSYDDNLYAVDAATGEKQWTFQTRDLGTSSPTVVDGTVYVGSGSSDGGNLYAVDAATGEKQWAFKTSGSVSSSPTVVDGTVYVGSAFYVGDNNGELYAVDAGVEGSSEDSRVMLGTLGHHGGWSYADQSISMGGTADPKGDTSPSDETSSTERPSTAGGSDGQNDDNEESGLTDGRSGPGFGVGSALAALGTASSYAGYRQLSGDDADQPMDDGD; from the coding sequence ATGACTGACGATCGCCTCTCCGTGACTCGCCGGCGATACCTGTTGGGACTCGGCGCTGGCGCTATCGCCACCACCGGTGTTGGGGCCCCAGCCAGTGCGCAGACGACGACTGCCGGTGAGTACCTGTGGAGCTTGGAGGCGAGTGGTTATATCTACGGTTCGCCGACGGTGGTTGATGGCACCGTCTACGTCGGGTCCTACGATTCCAACCTATACGCGTTGGATGCGGAGATCGGCGAAAAGCAATGGGCCCTCGACATGGGCGGGAGGGTCTACAGTTCACCGACGGTGGTCGACGGCACCGTCTACATCGGATCCCTAGATGATAACCTGTACGCGGTGGATGCGGAGACAGGCGAAAAGCAGTGGGCCTTCCAGACGAATAATGATGTCTACAGTTCACCGACGGTGGTCGACGGCACCGTCTACGTCGGGTCTGGGGAGAAAGATGATAATGGTAACCTGTACGCGGTGGATGCCGGGACAGGCGAAAAGCAGTGGGCCTTCCAGACGGGTGATGGCGTCAGGAGTTCGCCGACGGTGGTTGATGGGACTGTCTACGTCGGGTCCAACGATACCAATCTATACGCGGTGGATGCCGGGACAGGCGAAAAGCAGTGGGCCTTCCAGACGGGTGATGGCGTCAGGAGTTCGCCGACGGTGATAGACGGCACCGTCTACGTCGGGTCCAACGATACCAATCTATACGCGGTGGATGCCGGGACAGGCGAAAAGCAGTGGGCCTTCCAGACGGGTGATAGCGTCGAAAGTTCGCCGACAGTGATAGACGGCACCGTCTACGTCGGGTCCTACGATGATAACCTGTACGCGGTGGATGCGGCGACGGGCGAAAAGCAGTGGACCTTCCAGACGCGGGATTTAGGCACCAGTTCGCCGACGGTGGTCGATGGCACCGTCTACGTCGGGTCCGGGTCCAGTGATGGTGGAAACCTGTATGCGGTGGATGCGGCGACGGGCGAAAAGCAGTGGGCGTTCAAGACAAGTGGTTCAGTCTCAAGTTCGCCAACGGTGGTCGATGGCACCGTCTACGTCGGGTCCGCTTTCTACGTCGGGGACAACAATGGCGAACTGTACGCGGTGGATGCAGGTGTCGAGGGGTCGAGTGAGGACTCACGAGTAATGTTGGGCACGTTAGGTCATCACGGTGGCTGGTCTTACGCTGACCAGTCTATTTCGATGGGGGGAACGGCAGATCCGAAAGGTGACACCTCACCCTCTGACGAGACATCCTCGACGGAACGACCCTCTACGGCCGGCGGCTCCGACGGACAGAACGATGACAATGAGGAGTCTGGACTGACAGACGGCCGGTCGGGGCCTGGATTCGGCGTCGGGAGCGCGCTGGCGGCCCTCGGAACGGCCAGCAGCTACGCGGGCTACCGGCAACTCAGTGGCGACGATGCCGACCAACCAATGGATGACGGCGACTGA
- a CDS encoding ribonuclease H-like domain-containing protein, whose amino-acid sequence MSDRLDLVAFDIETTGFTVDDEVTVIGFALPMGVRVFCRTDRRPAPELEQTVQQRVPDTVRVSTHPSERALLAAVGEFAAARLADDDVLLVAYNGERWRAGFDLPFLRTRLATTDVAWPFQNSPYADLMPIITNRFNTTVDGSASSDDGAASDRAAGGDCDGGGDGGDRVGDIENNDADIKINEIDNEIGEKDIENDEEDIKTAAAESDADERVGTRRDLAGVYATLGDGTYDELDPFTDSSEAVTAFEAGRFADLVVHNVADVLRTRHLGRLAERYCSKSDFSLKSLTPTIHAGD is encoded by the coding sequence ATGAGCGACCGCCTGGATCTCGTCGCCTTCGATATCGAGACGACGGGCTTCACCGTCGACGACGAGGTGACCGTCATCGGGTTTGCCCTGCCGATGGGCGTCCGCGTGTTCTGTCGCACGGATCGCCGACCGGCCCCCGAGCTGGAACAGACCGTCCAACAGCGGGTGCCCGACACCGTCCGGGTCTCGACACACCCCTCCGAGCGGGCGCTCCTGGCGGCCGTCGGCGAGTTTGCTGCTGCACGCCTGGCTGATGATGATGTGTTACTGGTCGCGTACAACGGCGAGCGCTGGCGAGCGGGCTTTGACCTGCCCTTCCTGCGGACGCGGCTGGCGACGACCGACGTGGCCTGGCCGTTCCAGAACTCGCCGTATGCGGATCTCATGCCGATCATCACCAACCGCTTCAACACCACTGTCGATGGGTCGGCGAGTAGTGATGATGGGGCTGCCAGTGATCGTGCTGCTGGTGGTGATTGTGATGGTGGTGGTGATGGTGGTGATCGGGTTGGTGATATCGAAAATAATGATGCCGATATCAAAATTAATGAAATAGATAATGAAATTGGTGAAAAGGATATCGAAAATGATGAAGAGGATATCAAAACGGCTGCTGCCGAGAGTGATGCCGATGAGCGAGTGGGTACGCGACGGGACCTCGCCGGCGTCTACGCGACGCTCGGAGATGGCACCTACGATGAGCTGGATCCGTTCACGGACAGCAGCGAGGCAGTGACCGCTTTCGAAGCGGGACGATTTGCCGACCTGGTCGTACACAACGTTGCGGACGTACTCCGGACCAGACACCTCGGCCGCCTGGCCGAACGCTACTGTTCGAAATCGGATTTCTCGCTCAAGTCACTGACGCCGACGATCCATGCCGGAGACTGA
- a CDS encoding tyrosine-type recombinase/integrase, which yields MSGNPTKGCDNILEANLDPGRHIKIVPSANREQLSEKQIVDYHSYRESFLKWLLHMGKNPKKAIGYSPYTVYESGYRSAAFDRWVWEQEGNYRLPPDTDDADEYMQEVAYSDNAQSTKGKIEEMLKRYFRWLAQKYGSSEWEPTFSFESGGTSKPRDFLTTEERRQIRESALNHGSIPSYNNLSAEERNQWKSYVSKVLDKPIDDVTPDDWDSIDGWKITSIVWASLDAGLRPVEVGRAKTTWVDTTNEVLRIPHEESSKNRENWIVSITERTASALERWLQEREQYGRYDETDTLWLTTHGNPYGSQSLGRLLKRLCEDSGIRTENRQLSWYAIRHSVGTYMTAERDLAATKAQLRHKSVKTTMKYDQVPVEDRRDALDKMG from the coding sequence ATGTCAGGCAACCCAACGAAAGGCTGTGACAATATATTAGAGGCGAATTTGGACCCCGGACGCCACATCAAAATTGTCCCATCAGCCAACCGCGAGCAACTCAGCGAGAAACAGATTGTTGACTACCACAGTTACCGGGAGTCGTTCCTGAAATGGCTTCTCCATATGGGGAAGAATCCCAAGAAGGCCATCGGATACTCCCCATACACGGTCTACGAAAGCGGCTACCGCTCCGCCGCGTTCGACCGGTGGGTGTGGGAGCAAGAGGGGAATTACCGGCTTCCCCCGGATACCGATGATGCGGATGAGTATATGCAGGAAGTAGCCTACAGCGATAACGCTCAGTCAACCAAAGGGAAGATTGAGGAAATGCTGAAGCGCTATTTCCGGTGGCTCGCACAGAAGTACGGAAGTAGTGAGTGGGAACCCACGTTTTCGTTTGAGAGCGGGGGTACGTCTAAACCTCGGGATTTCCTCACTACCGAAGAACGCCGACAGATTCGGGAATCCGCACTCAATCACGGGAGTATCCCGTCGTACAACAACCTCTCCGCTGAAGAGAGAAATCAATGGAAAAGTTACGTGAGCAAGGTCTTGGACAAGCCAATTGATGACGTGACGCCGGATGATTGGGACAGCATCGATGGGTGGAAAATCACCTCAATCGTGTGGGCAAGTTTGGATGCAGGCCTACGACCCGTTGAGGTGGGCCGGGCGAAGACAACGTGGGTTGACACCACGAACGAAGTTCTTAGGATTCCCCACGAAGAGTCATCGAAGAATCGGGAGAATTGGATAGTGAGCATCACGGAGCGGACGGCGTCGGCACTTGAAAGGTGGCTACAAGAGCGTGAACAGTATGGTAGGTACGATGAGACGGATACCTTGTGGCTCACGACGCACGGAAACCCATACGGCTCACAGAGCCTTGGACGGCTACTCAAGCGCCTGTGTGAAGATTCGGGTATCCGAACGGAGAACCGACAACTGAGTTGGTACGCTATCAGACACTCGGTTGGAACGTATATGACTGCCGAGCGCGACTTGGCGGCGACTAAGGCCCAACTCCGTCACAAGAGCGTGAAGACAACGATGAAATACGACCAAGTCCCGGTCGAAGACCGACGTGACGCCTTGGATAAGATGGGCTGA
- a CDS encoding HNH endonuclease: MPDAGTCHETVDQATRRRVLEAHDHRCQVCGRMGRAAGGLATLHVHHQTRDPDDGDVHDPANLTVLCRRCHHWHHQQPTDRQLPVDLTDADQRELLGQDIEILRILAEQGPATTGDIVAELTGEFSAMTVRERLWVLMGLDTIVDERDRQIVDQDVTTGEWGLTGQITKSARGHIPDDPQILLQRAADERVRQALERGYDRDVVANVFDISKRTTFYKEKRAAAYAFPLEAFDGRGGRTSPTQQRADSPSQKDDGSQSTVEDEDQQRLDTLTDQDVATEIASRSGAETQIVHADTDQPEQLSQDSEIATEHLQSELQNAIIALQSVHDRL; this comes from the coding sequence ATGCCCGACGCCGGGACGTGTCACGAGACGGTCGATCAGGCTACCCGCCGGCGTGTCCTTGAGGCCCACGACCACCGCTGTCAAGTGTGTGGGCGGATGGGTCGGGCCGCCGGCGGGCTCGCGACGCTGCACGTCCATCACCAGACGCGCGATCCCGACGACGGGGACGTGCACGACCCGGCGAATCTGACGGTCCTCTGTCGGCGGTGTCACCACTGGCACCACCAGCAACCGACCGACAGGCAACTCCCCGTCGATCTCACGGACGCCGACCAGCGGGAATTGCTCGGGCAGGATATCGAGATCCTCCGGATCCTGGCCGAGCAGGGGCCGGCGACGACGGGTGATATTGTGGCCGAACTCACAGGCGAGTTCTCCGCGATGACCGTCCGCGAGCGACTGTGGGTGCTGATGGGGTTGGATACCATTGTGGATGAGCGAGACCGGCAGATCGTTGATCAGGATGTCACGACCGGCGAGTGGGGATTAACCGGACAGATCACCAAGTCAGCCCGGGGACACATCCCCGACGATCCACAAATCCTGCTCCAGCGGGCCGCTGACGAGCGTGTTCGACAAGCCCTTGAGCGTGGGTATGATCGTGATGTCGTCGCTAACGTGTTCGATATCTCGAAACGCACCACGTTTTACAAGGAAAAACGGGCTGCTGCGTATGCCTTTCCACTGGAGGCTTTTGATGGTCGAGGAGGGCGGACCTCACCGACTCAACAACGTGCAGACTCGCCGTCACAGAAAGACGACGGCAGCCAATCGACTGTGGAAGATGAGGACCAACAGCGACTTGACACGCTGACGGACCAAGACGTAGCCACGGAAATCGCATCCCGGAGTGGGGCGGAAACGCAGATAGTCCACGCCGACACCGATCAACCAGAGCAGCTGTCCCAGGATAGCGAGATAGCCACAGAACATCTCCAATCTGAGCTTCAGAACGCGATCATAGCCCTCCAGTCAGTGCACGATCGGCTGTAA
- a CDS encoding DUF6884 domain-containing protein, whose protein sequence is MKGRNRMDIGLVSCTKKKQEQASIPAELYMESLYFRKMRKFCEENHGRWYILSAKYGVLEPYGEVIEAYNETLRDSTVKEKREWAKSVFEQLQAMESLEKDTTLFIHAGKDYYGELLPLLEQTDAEVRIPTEGLGLGEKMAWYNDRI, encoded by the coding sequence ATGAAGGGGAGAAATAGGATGGATATTGGGTTAGTCTCCTGCACCAAGAAGAAACAAGAACAAGCATCGATTCCGGCTGAACTCTATATGGAATCTCTATACTTCCGGAAAATGAGGAAATTTTGCGAAGAGAATCACGGGCGATGGTACATACTCTCTGCAAAATACGGGGTGTTGGAACCGTATGGAGAAGTGATTGAAGCATACAACGAAACATTGCGGGATTCCACCGTGAAAGAGAAGAGGGAGTGGGCCAAGTCCGTGTTTGAACAACTTCAGGCGATGGAGTCACTTGAAAAGGATACCACTCTGTTCATTCACGCCGGGAAAGACTACTACGGCGAACTACTACCGTTGCTTGAACAGACAGATGCTGAAGTGAGAATCCCAACAGAGGGTCTTGGACTTGGCGAGAAAATGGCGTGGTACAACGACCGGATATGA
- a CDS encoding 2Fe-2S iron-sulfur cluster-binding protein, which translates to MDGRHASGDGTEKADETESSETTETPADTESGLDSALRRQLLASTASVGALATAGCLGILGDGSETGPRPGGPTAVEETTDDTTPNGTATPGGPDSFSIEYVVQEATLDVPTDETLLDAGLDADLDMPYQCQVGVCGQCASTVDGDGTELVEHGDVGYGEMGEAEFQAGYVLPCVAEPRDELSLTTGKQDELDSFMAGETTPTPEETSTPGGVESYAINYVEQGDTIDVASDETLLKAGEDEGWELPKQCEVGVCGQCTSKVDGDGSELVEHDGNQYLSDEQLEEGYVLTCVGYPRDDFELTTGVKDEADQI; encoded by the coding sequence ATGGACGGACGTCACGCGAGCGGCGACGGAACGGAAAAGGCGGACGAGACCGAGTCGTCGGAGACCACGGAAACACCTGCAGACACTGAATCGGGACTCGACAGCGCGCTCCGCCGACAGTTGCTCGCCAGCACCGCCAGCGTTGGCGCGCTCGCCACTGCGGGGTGTCTGGGCATCCTCGGCGACGGAAGCGAAACGGGCCCACGACCCGGAGGGCCGACAGCCGTCGAAGAGACGACAGACGACACGACGCCGAACGGAACGGCGACACCTGGCGGCCCCGACAGCTTCAGCATCGAGTACGTCGTTCAGGAAGCGACGCTCGACGTGCCGACCGATGAGACGTTGCTCGACGCTGGCCTCGACGCGGATCTCGATATGCCCTACCAGTGTCAGGTCGGTGTCTGTGGGCAGTGCGCCTCGACAGTCGACGGGGACGGGACAGAGCTGGTCGAACACGGCGACGTCGGCTACGGAGAGATGGGCGAAGCGGAGTTTCAGGCCGGATACGTACTCCCCTGCGTCGCCGAGCCCCGAGACGAGTTATCGCTCACCACCGGCAAGCAGGACGAACTCGATTCGTTCATGGCCGGCGAAACGACCCCGACACCCGAAGAGACATCCACGCCCGGTGGAGTCGAAAGCTACGCCATCAATTACGTCGAACAGGGCGACACGATCGACGTCGCCAGCGACGAGACGCTCCTCAAGGCCGGCGAGGACGAGGGCTGGGAGCTGCCCAAACAGTGTGAGGTCGGCGTCTGCGGACAGTGTACCTCCAAGGTCGACGGCGACGGGTCGGAACTGGTCGAACACGACGGCAACCAGTACCTCAGCGACGAACAGCTCGAAGAGGGCTACGTCCTGACCTGCGTGGGCTACCCGCGCGACGACTTCGAGCTGACGACGGGCGTCAAAGACGAAGCCGACCAGATCTGA
- a CDS encoding IS630 family transposase: MIPSCWGFFDEAWPQPFENSQRLWSFDRTVTIAKPLVTFPWRSIGFYALTGQSVITFKKRLVKETIVEALEEIREQNPRGRILLVADNYGSHHAKLTQQRADELGIEFVFIPPYSPTLNAIEPLWKDLKRDISPEIFDDKDNFREFLTETFHRLSQQVSFASDWIETFLPDVQKLR, encoded by the coding sequence ATGATCCCGTCGTGTTGGGGTTTTTTCGATGAAGCGTGGCCTCAACCGTTCGAGAATTCACAGCGACTCTGGTCGTTTGATCGGACGGTCACGATCGCAAAACCGCTAGTGACGTTTCCATGGCGGTCGATCGGTTTCTACGCGCTGACTGGTCAAAGTGTGATTACGTTCAAAAAGCGGTTAGTCAAAGAGACGATCGTTGAGGCGTTAGAGGAGATCCGCGAGCAGAATCCGCGGGGCCGGATTCTGCTCGTGGCCGATAACTACGGCTCTCACCATGCGAAACTCACACAGCAACGGGCCGACGAACTCGGCATCGAGTTCGTCTTCATTCCGCCGTATTCACCGACATTGAACGCAATCGAACCGCTCTGGAAAGACCTCAAACGAGACATCTCTCCTGAAATCTTCGATGACAAAGACAACTTTCGAGAGTTCCTCACCGAGACATTCCACCGGTTGAGTCAGCAGGTCAGCTTCGCTAGTGATTGGATCGAGACGTTCCTCCCAGATGTCCAGAAGTTACGCTGA